The following nucleotide sequence is from Cygnus atratus isolate AKBS03 ecotype Queensland, Australia chromosome 15, CAtr_DNAZoo_HiC_assembly, whole genome shotgun sequence.
caacaaaaaaactaatactctaggaaagaaaaaaaaaggttacattTACTCCGCAAAAAGGCTATAACTGTATTAATGACTGTGTGCAGTTCATGTGAGATTATGTAAGATTACAAACCAATATTGACTAAAGCTATGTAAAAAATGTTAGCAAAAGTTATCAATTTAATCATTCAAAGAAAGTGCCAAATGATACCATTTTATAAACTGGAATTCCCAGCAGTCTTCTTTGTTTTAGAAGGCCACCCAGTGTGCTCTAACTTTGGACATTGCGTAATTTACTTTTCTAATTCTCAGCTACTAAATGCTGACAGTGTGTTtctaaataatacatttattttaacagtgtttttTGCTAGGAGCACACTATTAGGAAAGTATGCAATGAATTTGAAACCACCTCAGACGCATGGTATTGTATCCATTTGAACCGCTGGAAGGGTGCACGTTGACTCTACTGTCAGCAGGCCTGGACCATTAACTTAGCCTAAATTTAAGGACATTCCCAAAAAACGCAGGTCCTGACCTCGTAGTTTGGTTCACATAGGGATATCCTCATGCTTACAGAGCTCTGATTAAGTCAACAAGGCTAGGCATCAGTACTGATCCTGTGTGATTGGATTACAGGATTAAAGTTGTGATTTGTCCTACTAAAACCACTTTAAGTTACTTAAACAGATAAATACAACTATCAGATTTCTAATTGATTAcactttccaaaatgaaaaacaaacaaacaccttgcttgcttcacatttttaatgaactaCTTCACCTTCCTGTTTACTTTTTCATAAGGTGTATCTAGGGCTGGAAAGATAACAGAAATAACAACTCTGAGGGAAAAATAGTACAGgtgttattttgctttcccatgaaactgatataaaatacttttgcttttttattccCTCTGATCCCATTTCCAGTCCTTATTTAAGTCCATCCCCCCGTGGCCCCTGTCCCGGTCTGTTTGACAGAGTTCTCTCTGTAAAGGAAGGTCAGCCCATATCCAGGTTGTCTCATCTCATGCTGTAATTCACATTCCTCATCCTGTGTTCCTGGTGAAAAGATTTATCAAAAATAACCAAGGATACgttcaatgcttttttttttttcttctttttttttctttttttttaatttttttgttaggccttcccctgccctgggtTTATTCCTTGCCTCTCAAGCTCTTACATGCTAGGTTGAGAAGAGTTGTCCTGCATATGTCATTATCTCTCACAGCTAGAGTATCTGCTAGGAGGTGGAAATGCGATTCCTTCCCAGGCAGATCAGCTGCTGGATTTGACAAGCACGTATGAGTAACAAAGGCTTACCAGATGTGTTTTCACTGataaaaagcattcttttaTAGTAACTATAGTAGCAATAGCAATATCCAAAATACAGTTGAAGCTTTGGACAATGCTATTTCAATAGGGGCCTTtagaaaaaagcatttcctatGTGGAGGAAAGACAGACTGCTAAATAATCCATTCAGGAACAGCTATAATGCCTTGTGGATactttatgaaaatacattagAATTTACTGTAAATTGAACAAGTAACAAAGAAGCTTgatgaagctttaaaaaaatacagtgatgaaAATCTCTACAGACTTCTGGATTGCTGTGATTGCAAAGTAAACAGTTTAGCTAAATAGAACTTAGAAGGTACAGTTACCAACTGCAAATGCCTGATTATAAGCCAGGAAGAAAAGTGAGGAAGAACTCTGAAAATCATGTTTGACAGTGACAACACAGACCACACAGTTATTATTTCAACCAACAGATTGTAAGGAACACATACCATATATCACAGTGAAGGACTAAAAGCCTGCTATAGTCTGCACAGATGTTCTCCCTAAGCAAGCAGCTAGAGAACAGAAGATGAAACCTGACCTAAAAGTGACCTGAAAGTATACAAGCAAGCCCTTAGAAAGGTGCTCTACTTCAtcatatgtttttttaatcttaaatacCTTTATATTGTAGGAGAGGAGCAAAGGGCAGAAATTGGAAATGTTATAATTATTTCTAACTCTGGAACAAGTCATACGTGCTTGCAGTCATACTTGGAATGCAAGGCTTAAGATCTGAAAGGCAATTTATAGGAAGCTCTGCTgtagaaaagattttttattacAAGAGGCCAGACAGGAACACTGAGCTCAGAAGGGTCATTTGTGAATAACTTCCAGCTTAAGTGATTAAGGGCTCCAGCCACTAGCCCGACCCAcccctcctccccacacacataaaaaaaggCGTATCAGAAACATCCTGTTTGtcactgctgctggctttttGTTCAATGAGCAAGAGGGGGGAGCATTTGACTTGTGTTGGTTTGGGGTTCTTTGCCCTTAGGGATACTTTTAACAATGCATAATACTTGAAAGAATTctgaaatattgatttttttttctttgaactatAAGGttaaagataaatacattttgatatGCATAGAAAGCATTTATgataacaaataaaagcagcactTCCTAAGGCTCAAAATACCGATAATGTGCTTTACAAGCATGCTTGACAACAAGAtcctcatccttttttttttttttttttaaatggaaggtaaagcatttcaaataccTTTCAAAAACCTTCTTCTAAAGAGATAGGCAtaatttcatcattttgttaaattattttattttggttgattttttattttaagctgctATCGTATCTGCCAGAAAAGACAAGAGCTAAGAAACACACTGCAAAGGTGAAGGATGTATGAGTCTAAATTGCCAATTGGTTCCTTTGCCAATTTCAGATTCACATAGAGGAGGTCTGTGCTCCTCTACAATGAGAGCTCTATTGTGAAGTGCAGAAAGAGGATTGATGGCACTCTGTTAACTGTGGATGTCTAACCATATGCTAAAACCTCATGGCACCTCCTAGACTATTAGATTTATTacccccctttcttttttctcacgTTAAATTCATGTTTTGAGGGAAAAGACACTCAACATTTACCATTAATAGTATGTTTGAATTTCACAGCCATTTCTTCAAAGTCAAtatcatttcttttcagaatgaatACTGCACATAACAGTAGCATGTTTCCTCAGTATTGTCACTTACAGCATCAAGGGACCCTGagaacaaccaaaaaaaccgTAAGTTAATTATGTCTTTTGATTCCAGAATAAATCATCCGGTAGCAGCTTTCAGTAGGGAGATCTGAAGTGTGAAGGTTTTCTggccatttattttttactgctcaacatcaagcagaaaataaatgtttattcgACTCCTCTAGTGTCACTTTGGTCAGCAAAAGCAGTAAGTCTAGCATTTAAACCCTTAGGAAAAACATGCAACAGTATTATCCTGACTTATGCAAGAGAATTGCTGTGCATTTTCTACATGTTTATCAtggttttctttgctcttctaaAATGAAACTATGGTGCAAGACTAGACCTAGTTAGTAAATACCTTGGAATTAAATTCACTGTGACTGGTTCATTAAGGTgtgtcaaagaaaaaagtgtaaaaagaaGGCCAACCAATTAGCATGGGTTGCTAATATGATATGATTAAGCTACCCTAGAGCTCAGCTACCATATTTCCAAAGCCAAGCATAAATGCActtgttttaaaggttttaaatgTTTGGTATGtgataaacattttatattgtcAGGAATAGGAGCTCTTAAGTTATATGCACATCTGTACACCTGACTGAAAGATCAGAATGAGGAGCAGCACAACTAGCTCTTCCGCTGAGCACagacaaaacatcttttttaaaagacttttattCGTTTTAAATAGCTTGATAAAACCCACCAATCGGTATTCAGAGTTCAATTGTAAACAGTTACAGTAATTTACCACTGTGTACTGATTTTGTACATTAAGCTATTTGCAGTGACAATCCATAAGACAGGTCAAATTCATCATATTTATAAACTGAAATGCACTGTACTAAGATAAAACAATGCcataactgaaaatattcaaaagacTGATGTTTAACTCCCTCCTGTGGTGTAAGCAAGCAGCATCACAATCGGCTCCTGGCAGCTTAGACAGCACTATTATTCAAAAGTCTGTATTCATTGCATTAGGACAACAGATTTCAAGTTTGCTATGGAAACTCACAAGTTGAAAAGTGTTATAataaatttctaaaatacataCAAAGTTGTAAACATCTTTCTCtggaacacacacaaaaatggtTTGTGCCAACCttctctgtctcccacactgtaataaaaaaataattaggccAAAGACCAAGGCCATGGACTAAAATTGCTTTGCATGGGTAACATCACAGTTCACAGAAAGTATTCTAGTGTCAGCATTTAAAATTAGTGTcaccagcagggagcagaaccCATCTTAAAGGAAGTTCATGGAACACTCATCTACTGATGAACCAGGCACTAAGCAATAGATTTACCTATTTTTAGTAACAAAAGCTTAATTACAtccagatatttttatatttgaagaaaagGTGAAATTGACTACAAGCAGAAAATAGAACATTGCTACTTGGAGAAGAttgttttttaaccatttttgcTATCAGGTTCTAACTATATAGATCTTGCACAAAAAGAGATTTTCCAAAGAGACTATAATTGAGACTATATTGAGATCACACAAACACATAGGATCATTtcaaggcagattttttttttctggaagtccCTCAggccattttcaaaaatgtattagtTTTCAAATTGATTTCGGCATTAACAATGAAATAACTGTTTACTTGGTCTGAATCTTGTATCACAAATTCCAAAAAGACTAAGATCATTGAGATTTTGGAATTGaatacagaattaatttcaaaGTACACACTAATACGGCTTACTTAATGCAGGGTAATAAAGAAGGATAGCTTCATTCTAGCACATCcatattattattcttattttcacaACAACTGCCAGCAGGTAGATGATCTGTGTCCTTGTATTGAGTATATGAGCTGATcataaatattaacattttcataaacaaGTTGTTTGTTTGAAAGTTCTGTCAAGTGCAGCTCCTCACTGAGGATTAGAGGCTTTGTAGTCAGAGATACCAAAAGGGAATTCATCACAAGTATTACAAAAAtcctaaattttttttttccagttattgaCTGTGCATCACAGAAACAAGCATCAGGACACATTTTGTAATACAcagtctagaaaaaaaagttttaaagtattAAGAGTACATTCATGtgattttttcagaaagttatgCTATGACTTAAAGTTTTGAAGCTAGTGTAACTGTTTCTTAAATTTCAGCCTCAATGTATTTGATAAGCCCTAAATCCTAGCTGCAATTCTCAGCTGACAGAAGTAAACAAACTTAAATATTAGATTTTAATCAAAGCAAGTGCTTTGttgggaaaaagcagaaatatatcACACTGACTACTTACTGTTCTGTAAGATATACCACTTGCCATACACCCTCATGCCAGACTATGGATACTTGCATCTTGATGTGGTTACTGTCAGTTTGTTATTCATTACAGGGgagcatttctgaaattacaCAATTTCAGCATATGCTTATGCTGAGGAATGATgtggagggaagagaaggaaaacataagTAGGATCAGGccataattaaaaacaaaaggaacaacTTGACAATAAGCTGATATATTGGGGAAGTAAGTACAGATTTGCTTCttccaaaaattaaaagaatgtaTACTTTTAGTATAGGTATACACGCACTCCTTAAGGAGgggcaaaggaggaaaaaaggaggaaaaaaaaaagcaaactttggCAAAGTTTAAGAAACTGCCGTCTTTgaagttgtaaaaaaaaaaaaaaaaaaaaaacaataacactGAAGAAGCAAGAGGCTAAAAACTGTCTACAGTTAAAACTGTCTCATGGTGCATGAGAACGCATACAAATAGTTTCTATGATTGCACTAGCTAATACCACACTGCGAATTACAACATCATCTCTACTGAATTTTGCATTGTAATGTCAAGAAGTAAATAATAGTTTGCATAAGCATTCCAACATCATACTGtgataatacatttttatccacatgcagagctctgtgcacatacatttaaaagtatattattttttttttttaaagcagtacgCCATATAGTAAATTTCCACTTAAGTGTATGTTTGTGGGAAACTATTAGGCAGTTCTCTAAATATtgagtatttttgttgttttctaatgACAGAAACACAAGTTTCCTATGTAGTACTGGAGGGATCTGGACACTGGTcgatgaaattttaaaaagcaagaattgTTTAATAGAAATACCCCTTTTCAGCAGCAGTAGAATAGCAGGACTTAAGAGGAACTGGAAATAAGAAGGCAACTCCCGGTTCAGTTTAAAGATCCCTTGCCCctattaaaagttatttttctgtactatAATAAATCATCCAAAAAACATTCTCAACCCTAACAAcacatttattcagaaaagcaatttccaTATAGAACTTAGAGGCCACAAAATTCCATACAAACTGGTTCTAAGCAGAGACATTTTCTATCTTTTGAGATGAGTTGATAACAAAACATTTGTGGAGAGAACAGTGGCCTAAACCATATATTGTGTTTGATTTATATACAGTTTCAAAGGATTGACACCCTTTTGGTTTACTATTCTCCcactagagaagaaaaaaagccatttgaGCATTGTCTCTGCTAGTCAAACAGTTCTATTAGTGCAAGAATAGTGTTTCCCATTTATGGCCTCCCCATGCTTAAAGTGCAATATATTACATGAGATTTCAGCATACCAACCATCCTTTATTTGAGTTTCAGAAGGAATGTTCAAGTTAGAAAGTTACCTTTTAGGCTTCAAGCAATAAAATCCAAGGCAAAGTATATAAGCTATCTTAAAAATGGATTAAATCCACTCACTTAAGACATTATTTAAGTCTTATATTCAATATACATATAATACACAAAAAATAACATGTCACTTAACTGTATTGTATCTGTATTTAAAGTGATCCTGTATTAAGTAATTAAAGGCCACTCAAtgcaaattttgtttgaaacagGACTATGTTATCTGGACTGTGATACATAGTATGTTTCAACATTCCGAGATTCCCACCTGCACAGGCTTATCAATAATGAGACAGCCCTTGGCACCCCACTGTACACACAGTTAAATTCTGATTAACAGGTGgtttctctcatttttccttttttttttttttaatcaccattAAGAGTCAGTGTGTTAAAAACTGGATTAGTAACTTTATGCCTTCAGCAACGCCTCTTACCTGTTAACATGACAATACTACTTACaatcttttgttttatgtacCTGTGGTTCCCAAAATACATGGTTCCCAAATGACGTACAACAGGGAAGAGAATCTTCCAGGCCATACTCTTCATCTGAACAGAGGGGGTTCTAGGCAAATACAGGTACAACCATACCAACAGATTCTCTAAATAGGAAGTTCAAGAAATCAGTTGTGGATTCAGGACTATGTTTGGGtgcaactttaaaaacaaacaaacaaacctcacCATACCCATACCAGAAGATGGTATTTCTTTACCTGTGTAGCTGCTTATAGAAATTAAAGATGCAGTTGCACATTTCTGTTAAGCAATCAAGCCAGCTTAAACAGGCTCCAGCCCCAACCTCCACCTCCATTCCTGTacccacagctctgccagctgtTAAACATACAGCAGGGTTAAACTGTATACAGACAACAGTTCACACCATAACTCAAATAAGCCACAGACTTTTGGGgaaatgtctttgtttcttgtgttttgggGAACCACATTACCTCAGCAATCTTGATCCATAAATGCTTGCGTTACTACCACTGCAAGAGTGATAAACTGCAGTAGTGGAGATGGGGCAGAAAAGTATGAACGGCTTGACGAGAAGGAAACTATTACTGTCAAAATAATTAAGATACATAatgcattattattttgaagtttcTGTAGTTTGTGACTAGAAGTCACATAGTCAGAAGTCTAGAACTttaacaattaataaaaatacacaccagggaaaaagttatttttttaaattaaagcaaatggCTTTTTATGTCTTCTAACATCCAGAAGAAATAGTCAACCAGTTGGGATAAAAGCACAGCATGCCACCTAACACAAGAAGTAGTATACCTTACTTTTAGCACTCAAGTAAGGCTTAGAAAAAGATATATCCTCCAATATCTCGCCCCATAACACTGCTAACCAACATCTCATCTTCATAATCAAGGACTTTTCTATGCTAGTATACCAACACCCAAGCAAACATTAGAAACACTACTAGCTTTCCAGGTCAATACAATTCAAACTGAACATAACATCATCACTTTGTTTCCAAAGTGAAGTAGGCTAGATAGTAAAAATGACGTGATGTGTCAGCCACTGGCACGAGTTTACTCCGCATTAAATCCTCACTTTTAACTCAGACTGAAGAGTTAGCTGAAGACATATCCTAAGCCATCACATCAATACCTCCCTCTTTAGGGACGTCCACAGAGCGCACTAAGCCTATATACTAATTCAGTTGTTGAGAATTTTGGACACTAAGTTCAAATTTTGACCTACTGCACAATGAGTTTCGCCATCTACGTGTCCACAGGATCGTATTCCTACAATTTCTTATTCACAAGCAGCTCTATTGATTTCAACATGCTTGCTCCATTGTTTGCCAAACCCTGTTGTCAGAAGTCTGTCCCAAAGCCAAAGTCAGCAGGCCAAGAAATGATTACTGTGCCTCAGTGATAACAATCACtatttcaaggaaagaaaacgttctcttaaaaaattatttatagtgTGTCTATTGTAGCCCAATAAAGCTCATGAGATCCTGCTTAAGTTAGAGCAGTATCACCCTTGAAAAGGAACACTGCTGAGAATTATGCCATATTGAAGACCACCACCCCAACAGCTTTCTGATTCATAGTGTTCTAAGGACTGATACATTAGTTATGGTTGATTTCACACTGGGAATTCAATTCTACAAGCGGGAGTTTGGTTGGAAATGGTTGTAAACAGTAGCCAAAGTACTCAGCAAATACAAAcccttaagaaaacaaaaggatcTGTGCTAAACAGTCAACTTGAGTTCTAGTCTAGTGTTAACAGGACACCTGCAGAAGTCCCAGAAAGTGTTGAGATTAAGTTCGTTCCAATCAGAGGCAGACATtctgtgctaaaaaaaaaaaaaagcctcttatTTCAACAGCCAGTTTTACCAGCAATTACACAAGTATAATTTTTACTTTAGCTGTCTATCAGTAAAACCTGAACTGCAACCTTGTCTCCAAGTGAATCGATTCAGTTTctattaatgttaaaaaatagtAACTATTAAAATTTTAGTATGTTTTTACCTTCACTACTGCATACCAGAGACCTGCTAGTGCAAAAGCTAGGACAGATATTACTAGCTGTATGACGTGAAAACTGGTAGTCACATATCGTACACTTGAAAGCATTGTCTTATATCCAAGTGGTTGCTCTGAAGTAACAGGGCttaagtaacaaagaaaaatacacgATTTCTGGTTGTTTAAGAGTCCCATAGCATAATCATTCAGTGAGGCAACTGGAACAGAATAGAGATCAGTAAGCCCACCAAACGCCGGCTCTTCAAGAAGTGCAAGCTGCAATTCattctctgtgctgcttctcaCTTCTAATTCCAGAAACTGCAGTTCTTGATTACACTGCACCTTTCCCAGCCATGCATGTGCAAAACATACAAAGTTATCTCCTGGGCAGCTTAAGATAAAGTCTGCAGCAAAACTACGAGCTTTCTCCAGCCAACCCATTACTGAAATATTAACGCAGTGAGAAATCCCATCAAGCCTGGCTtccccagaagaaaaacacagacaaaatgaaTCTTTCCAAGGAACTGCTGGACTTGAGTTTCTCCCTGCTGATTCACTCAAACTCAGAGGCATTTCTTTGCCAACATAAGGCGGAGGTATATTAATAAAGAGAGAACAATTCctgatgttaaaataaaataattctttttgtaAACTGCTACTATGATTCTGAGAGTTGTTCAACACGGAATGTACACGTGTCAGGTGAGCTGCAGCCTTGTGATGATCTGGGCCACTGTCACATACTCTTCCTGGGTTTAAATCTTCTTCCTTCATATTCCTATAGAAGACAAACATAGCTTTGCTGTTTCACAGCAGAATGAGCTTGAAGAGGAACGTGACTGACTGTAGTTGCAGCATAGAGTGCAAGCAGAATAACAAGTGACAAGTCAGTGGATCTCAATATGGACCTAGGGAGAAAGAATACAGAAAGTTATTACACTAATTTCCCAcccaggttttttttttctaagctcaTCCCACAAGAAAAGAGACTCATCTTTTCTCTAGCTCTTagtatatagaaaaataaaaattctttaacATAAAGAGGAGCCCAAGTGCAGAACTTAAGAGTAGTCCAAACAGACAAGTCACCCTGAAGACTGCTTTGAACATATCTAAAGGGGTAGGAGGTGTACCCAAATATAAACTTTCTTCTGTACTTTCAGTTTAATGTTACCAAAAAAGAGTTAGTAGCAAGCAACAATGTGAGTCAGCAAATGAGCAGCTGTAAAGATTGACTGTGTAACAGCATGATTTTCCCTTACCAGTACAAACGCAGACTGTAACTGATTAGAGACTTAACGTTAAAGGCAAATATTAAAGTCACGTTCCTGTAAACAGAAGTACATGCTGCAGTCAGTCAGAGACAACGCCGGAAATCAGGAACGTGGTGTGAACAGCTTCCCGAAGGGAACTGGCCAGACTGGCAGTTAGAGGACACTGCTTATACTGCAGCCAAATGACAAGCTGATGGTATTACAAGAGAACCATTACGTAGCAGCATAGATAAGAAGCAAAGGCGAGGCGTTTTTAGCCACCGAGCTTATTACTATGCCATGTGTGTAATTTTTGGCAGCGTGGCTCAATATCAAGCTTCAGAATTGCACGACAAATGCgtcccaaaaataaaaatatgagacACCACATTTTGACCTCTTCCCTCTCCAGCGTGCCTTTCACGAGTCGCAGGCTGCAACCAGCCTTATCTGTTAGCACTCGGCCACCAGCCAGACGTCAAAACTTTGAGCACAGTTATGTTTACGAGCAGAGAGCAAGCGCCCAACCTTTGGCTACATCAGATGTCCATAGCCTTCTTCTGTTGCCAGTTATgttaaa
It contains:
- the LOC118249370 gene encoding uncharacterized protein LOC118249370 isoform X2; translation: MFVFYRNMKEEDLNPGRVCDSGPDHHKAAAHLTRVHSVLNNSQNHSSSLQKELFYFNIRNCSLFINIPPPYVGKEMPLSLSESAGRNSSPAVPWKDSFCLCFSSGEARLDGISHCVNISVMGWLEKARSFAADFILSCPGDNFVCFAHAWLGKVQCNQELQFLELEVRSSTENELQLALLEEPAFGGLTDLYSVPVASLNDYAMGLLNNQKSCIFLCYLSPVTSEQPLGYKTMLSSVRYVTTSFHVIQLVISVLAFALAGLWYAVVKVWYPPYMLSSGKALQMGIERRPEF
- the LOC118249370 gene encoding uncharacterized protein LOC118249370 isoform X1 — its product is MFVFYRNMKEEDLNPGRVCDSGPDHHKAAAHLTRVHSVLNNSQNHSSSLQKELFYFNIRNCSLFINIPPPYVGKEMPLSLSESAGRNSSPAVPWKDSFCLCFSSGEARLDGISHCVNISVMGWLEKARSFAADFILSCPGDNFVCFAHAWLGKVQCNQELQFLELEVRSSTENELQLALLEEPAFGGLTDLYSVPVASLNDYAMGLLNNQKSCIFLCYLSPVTSEQPLGYKTMLSSVRYVTTSFHVIQLVISVLAFALAGLWYAVVKVWYPPYMLSSGKALQMGIETGRPEF